A portion of the Clostridium gelidum genome contains these proteins:
- a CDS encoding peptide-methionine (R)-S-oxide reductase, protein MDKKYVKKSVEELKENLTEIQYRVTKENATEAPFNNFNDGPEETGELRYCINSAALKFIPMDKMMELGYEEYLDELDI, encoded by the coding sequence ATGGATAAGAAATATGTAAAAAAGTCAGTGGAAGAATTAAAAGAAAATTTAACAGAAATACAATATAGAGTAACTAAGGAAAATGCTACAGAAGCACCATTTAATAATTTTAATGATGGGCCAGAAGAAACAGGAGAGTTAAGATATTGCATTAATTCAGCTGCACTTAAATTTATTCCTATGGATAAAATGATGGAATTAGGTTATGAAGAATATTTAGATGAACTAGATATTTAA